A region from the Altererythrobacter sp. H2 genome encodes:
- a CDS encoding ATP-dependent DNA helicase — MPAEPPDPRALSALPALPALHASHAGTWLRDAAGQTRGCSKGEAITATADTPVLMLNAPLVASRLGYPDLSGLDILELFAFIHPARFCVPTPKGLAHTLGLQQPQGEDGVPLLLQQAAGVLLQTCGSDDWAEREGAWSALQSLARLRWPWAQILLPHVRRPEQPERWLFSRLPEWEDAPERPQPAQVVLAEADIAAQLDHLTGSEAERREGQQLYARSAGQMFAPRRQRGQPHMLLAQAGTGIGKTLGYLAPASLWSAASGGTVWVSTFTKNLQRQLKDESARAWPPARPDGSRPVVVRKGRENYLCLLNLEDALQGGFGGRAAMLAHLVARWAAYSRDGDMIGGDLPGWLGTLFRKRGIAALTDQRGECVYAGCPHYRKCFIERASRASAQADLVIANHALVMINAARARDPVNRPTRIVFDEGHHVFEAADSTFAAALTGQEAIELRRWIIGPEKKAKGRRRGLAARLADVASYDDAGGEAIEAAVTAAHALPAEGWLQRLHDGEPHGPLESLLAAVRATTYARDESGGQEAGYGIETEAAGLPGDLVEKAQDGSAALARIRQPLMKLALRLEAVVENAPDWLDAQGRARIEGARHSLAWRVDLLAAWEALLGRLGGPADPQFVDWLAVDRSEAREFDIGIHRRWLDPMQPFAKVVLEPAHGVMMTSATLCGRGADGADWDSAIARSGAPHIDLVPALVEAESPFDYAARAQVLIVTDVPRGDLAALAGAYARLIEAAGGGVLGLFTAIRRLRAVYGRIADRLARVGLPLYAQHVDPIDTGTLVDMFRDDPKASLLGTDALRDGVDVPGESLRCVVMEQVPWPRPDILHRARRAAGGGSAYDDRLIRARLAQAFGRLIRSKDDAGHFVMLSSAFPSRLLSAFPQGTPVMRVTLEEALQRVASRASGTADAPMVEDEQPT; from the coding sequence ATGCCTGCCGAGCCGCCCGATCCACGCGCCCTGTCCGCGCTGCCAGCCCTGCCCGCGCTGCACGCTTCCCACGCGGGCACCTGGCTGCGCGATGCCGCCGGCCAGACCCGGGGTTGCTCCAAGGGAGAAGCGATTACCGCCACCGCCGATACGCCGGTGCTGATGCTCAACGCGCCGCTGGTGGCGAGCAGGCTGGGCTATCCTGACCTGTCAGGCCTCGATATTCTCGAACTGTTTGCCTTCATCCATCCGGCACGGTTCTGCGTGCCGACGCCGAAAGGTCTGGCCCATACCCTCGGGCTGCAACAGCCGCAGGGTGAGGATGGCGTGCCCCTGTTGCTGCAACAGGCCGCTGGCGTCTTGCTGCAGACGTGCGGAAGCGACGACTGGGCTGAGCGCGAAGGCGCGTGGAGCGCCCTGCAATCGCTGGCCCGCCTGCGCTGGCCCTGGGCACAGATCCTGCTGCCCCATGTTCGCCGCCCCGAGCAGCCTGAGCGCTGGCTGTTCAGCCGCCTGCCCGAATGGGAAGATGCGCCCGAGCGGCCCCAGCCCGCCCAGGTCGTCCTGGCGGAAGCCGACATTGCTGCGCAGCTCGACCATCTCACCGGCAGCGAGGCGGAACGGCGCGAAGGGCAGCAGCTCTATGCCCGGTCCGCCGGGCAAATGTTCGCGCCCCGCCGCCAGCGCGGCCAGCCGCACATGCTGCTGGCGCAGGCCGGGACCGGGATCGGCAAGACCCTCGGCTACCTCGCCCCGGCCTCGTTGTGGTCCGCAGCGTCGGGCGGCACGGTCTGGGTCTCGACTTTCACCAAGAACCTCCAGCGCCAGCTGAAGGACGAGAGCGCCCGTGCCTGGCCCCCTGCCCGCCCCGATGGCTCGCGCCCGGTGGTGGTGCGCAAGGGACGCGAGAACTACCTCTGCCTGCTCAACCTGGAAGACGCCCTGCAAGGCGGCTTCGGCGGGCGCGCCGCCATGCTGGCCCATCTGGTGGCCCGATGGGCGGCCTATTCGCGCGATGGCGACATGATCGGGGGCGACCTGCCCGGCTGGCTCGGCACCCTGTTCCGCAAGCGGGGGATCGCGGCGCTGACCGACCAGCGCGGCGAATGCGTCTATGCCGGCTGTCCGCATTATCGCAAATGCTTCATCGAGCGCGCCAGCCGCGCTTCGGCCCAGGCCGACCTGGTCATCGCCAACCACGCGCTGGTGATGATCAACGCCGCCCGCGCGCGCGATCCCGTCAATCGCCCGACCCGGATCGTGTTCGACGAAGGCCATCACGTGTTCGAGGCGGCCGATTCCACTTTCGCCGCTGCCCTCACCGGGCAGGAGGCGATCGAGCTGCGGCGCTGGATTATCGGGCCGGAGAAAAAGGCCAAGGGCCGCCGCCGCGGCCTGGCCGCCCGGCTTGCCGATGTCGCCAGTTATGACGACGCAGGCGGTGAGGCGATCGAGGCGGCGGTGACGGCTGCCCATGCCCTGCCCGCCGAAGGCTGGCTCCAGCGGCTGCACGATGGAGAGCCGCACGGCCCGCTCGAAAGCCTGCTCGCCGCGGTTCGCGCCACCACCTATGCGCGCGATGAAAGCGGCGGGCAGGAAGCGGGCTACGGCATCGAGACCGAAGCCGCCGGGCTGCCCGGTGACCTGGTCGAGAAGGCGCAGGACGGCTCGGCCGCCCTCGCCCGCATCCGCCAGCCGCTGATGAAGCTCGCCCTGCGGCTGGAGGCCGTGGTCGAGAACGCGCCCGACTGGCTTGATGCACAAGGCCGCGCCCGGATCGAAGGCGCGCGCCATTCACTCGCCTGGCGGGTCGACCTGCTGGCTGCCTGGGAGGCCCTGCTCGGCCGCCTGGGCGGCCCGGCCGACCCGCAGTTCGTTGACTGGCTGGCAGTCGATCGCAGCGAGGCACGTGAATTCGACATCGGCATCCACCGCCGCTGGCTCGATCCGATGCAGCCCTTTGCCAAGGTCGTGCTGGAACCTGCGCATGGCGTGATGATGACCAGCGCGACCTTGTGTGGCCGGGGCGCTGACGGGGCCGACTGGGACAGCGCTATCGCCCGGTCCGGCGCGCCGCACATCGACCTGGTTCCGGCGCTGGTGGAGGCGGAAAGCCCGTTCGACTACGCCGCGCGCGCGCAAGTCCTGATCGTGACTGACGTGCCGCGGGGGGATCTTGCCGCGCTGGCCGGGGCCTATGCCCGGCTGATCGAAGCGGCGGGTGGCGGTGTGCTCGGCCTGTTTACCGCGATCCGGCGGCTGCGGGCGGTCTATGGCCGCATCGCCGACCGCCTGGCGCGTGTCGGGCTGCCGCTCTATGCCCAGCATGTCGATCCGATTGACACCGGCACCCTGGTCGACATGTTCCGCGACGACCCCAAGGCCAGCCTGCTGGGCACCGATGCCTTGCGCGACGGCGTCGACGTGCCCGGCGAATCGCTGCGCTGCGTGGTGATGGAGCAGGTGCCCTGGCCCCGCCCGGACATTCTCCACCGCGCCCGCCGCGCCGCCGGGGGCGGATCGGCCTATGACGACCGCCTGATCCGGGCGCGGCTGGCGCAGGCGTTCGGCCGCCTGATCCGCAGCAAGGACGATGCCGGCCACTTCGTGATGCTTTCCTCTGCTTTCCCCAGCCGCCTGCTCTCTGCGTTCCCTCAAGGCACCCCCGTCATGCGGGTGACACTGGAGGAGGCTTTACAACGTGTCGCCAGCCGTGCTTCTGGCACGGCAGACGCGCCGATGGTGGAGGATGAGCAGCCAACGTGA
- a CDS encoding SixA phosphatase family protein has product MKKLGLLRHAKSDWDDMATRDFDRGLNDRGRRGAALMGEYFNRKNLAWDAVLASPAERVRRTLDLTLPDAAPVWDERLYLASAETIFDVIRERAGEAGTVLVSGHNPGMQEALLALVPPAAENSLFDEAARKFPTTGFALLELAIDDWSQLAEGCGKLTHFKRPRDLDPALGPEH; this is encoded by the coding sequence GTGAAGAAACTCGGCCTCCTGCGCCACGCCAAGTCCGACTGGGATGACATGGCCACCCGTGACTTCGATCGCGGCCTCAACGACCGGGGACGGCGCGGTGCTGCCCTGATGGGCGAATACTTCAACCGCAAAAACCTGGCGTGGGACGCGGTGCTGGCCAGTCCGGCCGAGCGGGTCCGACGAACACTGGACCTGACCCTGCCCGATGCGGCGCCTGTGTGGGACGAGCGGCTCTATCTCGCCAGCGCCGAAACGATTTTCGATGTAATCCGCGAACGGGCCGGTGAGGCCGGAACGGTGCTGGTATCGGGGCACAACCCCGGAATGCAGGAAGCCCTGCTCGCGCTGGTGCCGCCCGCTGCGGAAAACAGCCTGTTCGACGAGGCCGCGCGCAAGTTCCCCACCACCGGATTTGCCCTGCTGGAGCTGGCGATTGACGACTGGTCGCAGCTCGCCGAAGGCTGCGGCAAGCTGACCCACTTCAAGCGCCCGCGCGATCTCGACCCGGCGCTGGGCCCTGAACATTGA
- a CDS encoding 16S rRNA (uracil(1498)-N(3))-methyltransferase, which translates to MPATPAWPPRSAPRLFVGEELALGRTVTLEGNPAHYLGKVMRVAPGDAVILCDDMTGEWACTVIEAGKRTVVVEADRHLRPREPVPDVWLCPALLKKDRFDLVLEKATELGVARIQPVLTRRCVADKLNPERARTVVTEAAEQCARTALPELTAPVSLDALLRGWPAGRALFFADELGGEPAAQAFAAHGTPAAILVGPEGGFDDRERELLRAHPAVKPITLGPRILRGETAAIAALALWMGTSGDWRGESTSALS; encoded by the coding sequence ATGCCCGCAACCCCAGCCTGGCCGCCGCGAAGTGCCCCCCGCCTGTTTGTCGGCGAAGAACTGGCGCTCGGGCGCACGGTCACGCTGGAAGGGAACCCGGCGCATTATCTCGGCAAGGTCATGCGGGTGGCCCCCGGCGACGCGGTGATCCTGTGCGACGACATGACCGGGGAATGGGCCTGCACGGTAATCGAAGCGGGCAAGCGCACCGTGGTGGTGGAGGCAGACCGGCACCTGCGCCCACGCGAACCGGTGCCGGATGTGTGGCTGTGTCCGGCCCTGCTCAAGAAGGACCGGTTCGACCTCGTGCTGGAGAAGGCGACCGAGCTGGGCGTAGCGCGAATCCAGCCGGTGCTGACCCGCCGCTGCGTGGCCGACAAGCTCAACCCCGAACGGGCACGGACCGTGGTGACCGAAGCTGCCGAGCAATGCGCCCGCACCGCCCTGCCCGAGCTGACCGCGCCGGTTTCGCTCGACGCCTTGTTGCGAGGCTGGCCGGCCGGACGCGCCCTGTTCTTTGCCGACGAACTGGGCGGCGAACCCGCCGCGCAAGCCTTTGCCGCCCACGGCACGCCCGCCGCGATCCTGGTCGGTCCGGAAGGCGGGTTCGATGACCGGGAGCGCGAGCTTCTGCGCGCCCATCCGGCGGTGAAACCGATCACCCTTGGTCCGCGAATACTGCGCGGGGAGACAGCGGCGATTGCGGCGCTGGCACTCTGGATGGGAACCTCGGGGGACTGGCGCGGTGAAAGCACTTCGGCACTCTCATAA
- a CDS encoding metal-dependent hydrolase family protein, which produces MNRSALSLAALAAVIAGAAPAAAETVYIKADRLLEVETGKYVDAPLVTVTDGLIASVTSGGAAPAGAEVIDLTGHTLLPGLIDMHVHLDGRPEYGGYSSLQFTDRFATVLAVANAEKMLKAGFTTVRNLGDGDYNVAGLDQAIGEGWVPGPRIINANYSLGATGGHCDQTYLPPSFKAKSPAVGDNPDELRLRVREQRKYGAEVIKVCATGGVFSRNTEPGQAQLTLAELTAIAEEAHFWDLKVAAHAHGATGIKLAIRAGIDTIEHASLVDDEGIRLAAEKGTFFAMDIYNTDYTQRTGKANGVLEDNLRKDREVAQIQRDNFRKAHKAGVKMVFASDAGVMPHEEVGGQFATMVEYGMTPLEAIRAATVTAAAALGQSGKVGTLRPGAYADLIAVDGDPLTDVTALADVDWVMKGGKVAE; this is translated from the coding sequence ATGAACCGCTCTGCCCTGTCGCTTGCCGCCCTTGCTGCCGTGATCGCCGGCGCCGCCCCGGCGGCGGCCGAAACGGTCTACATCAAGGCTGACCGCCTGCTGGAGGTCGAAACCGGCAAGTATGTCGATGCACCGCTGGTGACCGTGACCGATGGCCTGATCGCGTCGGTGACGAGCGGCGGCGCTGCTCCGGCGGGTGCCGAGGTGATCGACCTTACCGGCCATACCCTGCTGCCCGGCCTGATCGACATGCACGTGCACCTTGACGGGCGCCCGGAGTACGGCGGCTATTCCAGCCTCCAATTCACGGACCGGTTCGCTACCGTGCTGGCAGTCGCCAATGCCGAAAAGATGCTCAAGGCCGGGTTCACCACCGTGCGCAATCTGGGTGATGGCGATTACAACGTCGCCGGGCTGGATCAGGCCATCGGCGAAGGCTGGGTGCCGGGGCCGCGCATCATCAACGCCAACTACTCGCTCGGCGCGACCGGCGGGCACTGCGACCAGACCTACCTGCCGCCCAGCTTCAAGGCCAAGAGTCCGGCGGTGGGCGACAATCCGGACGAGCTGCGCCTGCGGGTGCGCGAACAGCGCAAGTACGGTGCCGAAGTAATCAAGGTCTGCGCCACTGGCGGGGTGTTCAGCCGCAACACCGAGCCGGGGCAGGCGCAGCTGACCCTCGCCGAGCTGACCGCGATTGCCGAGGAAGCGCATTTCTGGGACCTGAAGGTCGCCGCCCATGCCCACGGGGCGACCGGCATCAAGCTGGCCATCCGCGCCGGGATCGATACCATCGAGCACGCCAGCCTGGTCGACGACGAAGGCATTCGCCTGGCCGCCGAGAAGGGCACCTTCTTCGCGATGGATATCTACAACACCGACTACACTCAGCGCACCGGCAAGGCCAACGGGGTGCTGGAAGACAACCTGCGCAAAGACCGCGAAGTGGCCCAGATCCAGCGCGACAACTTCCGCAAGGCGCACAAGGCGGGCGTCAAGATGGTCTTCGCCAGTGACGCGGGCGTGATGCCGCACGAGGAAGTCGGCGGGCAGTTTGCCACGATGGTCGAATACGGCATGACCCCGCTGGAGGCGATCCGCGCCGCCACCGTGACCGCCGCCGCCGCGCTCGGCCAGTCGGGCAAAGTCGGCACCCTGCGTCCCGGTGCCTACGCCGACCTGATCGCAGTCGACGGCGACCCGCTGACCGACGTCACCGCGCTGGCCGATGTCGACTGGGTGATGAAGGGCGGCAAAGTGGCGGAGTAA
- a CDS encoding SOS response-associated peptidase, with protein MCNLYRMTRTPAEVAAWFDAVEATGGANFGAEVYPGYPGLVVATGEVRRMTWGFPLVLKGKQGQPLKPKPVNNARSDKLDSFFWRHSFAERRCLIPLTGWAEAQGRRGKMTRTWLSLPDEPLFAAAGVWRQSDEWGACYAMVMTASEGCAAADVHERMPVLLGREAWAGWTQGSPEEAMGLCAAWSGELAINRTAQPWAGGAAPATLL; from the coding sequence ATGTGCAATCTCTACCGCATGACCAGGACGCCGGCCGAAGTCGCGGCATGGTTCGATGCGGTCGAGGCGACTGGCGGGGCAAACTTCGGCGCGGAGGTCTATCCCGGCTACCCCGGGCTGGTGGTGGCGACAGGCGAGGTGCGGCGGATGACCTGGGGCTTTCCCTTGGTGCTCAAGGGCAAGCAGGGCCAGCCCTTGAAGCCCAAGCCGGTCAACAATGCCCGCAGCGACAAGCTCGACAGCTTCTTCTGGCGGCACAGCTTCGCCGAGCGGCGCTGCCTGATCCCGCTGACCGGCTGGGCCGAGGCGCAAGGCCGGCGCGGGAAGATGACCCGCACCTGGCTCAGCCTGCCCGATGAACCGCTGTTCGCCGCCGCTGGTGTATGGCGGCAGAGCGACGAATGGGGCGCGTGCTACGCGATGGTGATGACTGCCTCGGAAGGTTGCGCGGCGGCGGATGTGCACGAGCGGATGCCGGTGCTGCTGGGGCGAGAGGCATGGGCCGGGTGGACACAAGGCTCGCCGGAGGAGGCGATGGGCTTGTGCGCGGCGTGGTCAGGCGAGCTGGCGATCAACCGGACAGCGCAGCCATGGGCTGGAGGTGCGGCACCCGCAACGCTGCTCTAA
- the ubiA gene encoding 4-hydroxybenzoate octaprenyltransferase, with the protein MTGPGETVVPDSEHHGLVARLPQGLRDLALLARFDRPIGWWLLFWPCVWGVWLAGAGWQWPLLGWLLLGSIAMRGAGCVYNDIVDADLDRQVARTAARPVASGRVSRKKAWAWLAALSLVGLVVLLQLRWEAQIVALASVALVAAYPFMKRITWWPQAWLGLVFSWGALVGWTQLRGDNWDVLAALYLGTVFWVIGYDTIYALQDREDDALVGIRSSALRLGEKVRGGTLLFYALAVALWALAFWLYRADWIALLALIPAAAHLGWQVMTLDPADGANPLERFRSNRWTGALVAAACFVVGNA; encoded by the coding sequence ATGACCGGCCCGGGCGAAACCGTTGTCCCCGATAGCGAACATCACGGCCTTGTCGCGCGCCTGCCGCAGGGGCTGCGCGACCTCGCGCTGCTGGCGCGGTTTGACCGGCCGATCGGCTGGTGGCTGTTGTTCTGGCCCTGTGTCTGGGGCGTGTGGCTGGCGGGCGCAGGCTGGCAGTGGCCGCTGCTCGGCTGGCTGCTGCTCGGCAGCATCGCCATGCGCGGGGCGGGGTGCGTCTACAACGACATTGTCGATGCCGATCTTGACCGGCAGGTCGCCCGCACCGCTGCGCGGCCCGTCGCCAGCGGGCGGGTGAGCCGCAAGAAGGCCTGGGCCTGGCTCGCCGCGCTGTCGCTGGTCGGGCTGGTCGTGCTGCTGCAATTGCGCTGGGAGGCGCAGATTGTCGCGCTGGCGAGCGTCGCGCTGGTTGCGGCCTATCCCTTCATGAAGCGGATCACCTGGTGGCCGCAGGCGTGGCTGGGGCTGGTGTTCAGCTGGGGCGCGCTGGTCGGCTGGACGCAGCTGCGCGGCGACAACTGGGACGTGCTGGCCGCGCTATACCTCGGCACGGTGTTCTGGGTGATCGGGTACGACACGATCTACGCCCTGCAGGACCGGGAGGATGACGCACTGGTGGGCATCCGCTCCTCGGCGCTGCGATTGGGCGAGAAAGTGCGCGGCGGGACATTGCTGTTCTACGCGCTCGCCGTGGCGCTGTGGGCGCTGGCGTTCTGGCTCTACCGGGCGGACTGGATCGCGCTGCTGGCGCTGATCCCCGCCGCGGCACACCTCGGCTGGCAGGTCATGACGCTTGATCCGGCCGACGGGGCCAACCCGCTCGAGCGGTTTCGCTCCAACCGCTGGACCGGGGCGCTGGTTGCCGCCGCCTGCTTCGTGGTGGGCAACGCGTAA